One segment of Bradyrhizobium sp. WD16 DNA contains the following:
- the ppsA gene encoding phosphoenolpyruvate synthase, whose protein sequence is MTSSKINYIRSFLEIGLHDVGLVGGKNASLGELYSVLSREGIAVPNGFAVTADAYRDMLARAGIADELHELLDGLDKRNIKQLAARAARARVLVHAAMDTTELRESIAAAYRRLEQEAGRGVAVAVRSSATAEDLPTASFAGQHESYLNVRGAKALFEACRRCFASIFTDRAISYRIDNGFDHFKVALSVGVMKMVRADLAASGVTFTLDTESGFRDVVFVTGAYGLGETIVQGKVDPDEFYVHKPTFTDGFRCVMRRRLGRKQIRMIYGKGGGSRATLTRAVARPDQTRYCVSDDEVLGLADAAIRIEAHYSREAGTPTPMDIEWAKDGKDGKIYIIQARPETVASRRSAEVYETYGLKGRAPVLVSGRAVGEKIATGKVRRIASRRDLSAFRPGEILVAPATSPDWEPVMKIAAGIITDKGGRTCHAAIVARELGIPAVVGATGATTKLKTGTQVTISCAEGDVGNVYRGKVDFEVTRIPTSAFKQPRTEIMVNLGTPEMAFRTAMQPQAGVGLARMEFIISEHIGVHPMALVDPKKVASAKAKAAIARLTAGYKTGADFFIRELSEGVGTIAGAFFPKPVIVRLSDFKTNEYASLIGGDDFEPKEENPMLGFRGASRYSHPAYAKGFALECAALRRVREEMGFTNLRIMVPFCRTVAEGRRVIATMAEHGLRRGEGGLEIYVMCEIPNNVIQIDAFAEIFDGFSIGSNDLTQLTLGVDRDSDIVAFDFDESDPGMLEMFRLAVTGARRNHRHVGICGEAPANDPQIARYLTRLGINSISVNPASVFRTMTAVAEAEQMGTETSKIIAETAA, encoded by the coding sequence ATGACCAGTTCCAAGATCAACTACATCCGGTCCTTTCTCGAGATCGGCCTGCACGATGTCGGCCTTGTCGGCGGCAAGAACGCCTCGCTCGGCGAACTCTATTCGGTGCTGTCCAGGGAAGGCATCGCCGTTCCCAATGGCTTTGCCGTGACCGCGGATGCCTATCGCGACATGCTGGCGAGAGCCGGCATCGCCGACGAATTGCACGAACTCCTCGACGGCCTCGACAAGCGCAACATCAAGCAGCTGGCGGCACGCGCCGCCAGGGCGCGCGTGCTCGTCCATGCGGCGATGGACACGACCGAGCTGCGCGAATCGATCGCAGCGGCCTATCGGCGTCTCGAGCAGGAGGCCGGGCGCGGCGTCGCGGTGGCGGTGCGCAGTTCGGCCACCGCGGAGGATCTGCCGACCGCGAGCTTCGCCGGCCAGCACGAGAGCTATCTCAACGTGCGCGGCGCGAAGGCCCTGTTCGAGGCCTGCCGCCGCTGCTTTGCCTCGATCTTCACCGATCGCGCCATCTCCTACCGCATCGACAACGGCTTCGATCATTTCAAGGTCGCGCTGTCGGTGGGCGTGATGAAGATGGTGCGGGCCGACCTCGCTGCGAGCGGCGTCACCTTCACTCTCGACACCGAATCCGGCTTTCGCGACGTCGTCTTCGTCACCGGTGCCTATGGTCTCGGCGAGACCATCGTCCAGGGCAAGGTCGATCCCGACGAATTCTACGTCCACAAGCCGACCTTCACCGACGGCTTTCGCTGCGTGATGCGGCGCCGTCTCGGCCGCAAGCAGATCCGCATGATCTACGGCAAGGGCGGCGGCAGCCGCGCGACGCTGACGCGCGCCGTCGCCAGACCCGACCAGACCCGATACTGCGTCTCCGACGACGAGGTCCTCGGCCTCGCCGACGCGGCGATCCGGATCGAGGCGCATTATTCGCGCGAGGCCGGCACGCCGACGCCGATGGACATCGAATGGGCCAAGGACGGCAAGGACGGCAAGATCTACATCATCCAGGCACGTCCCGAGACGGTGGCGTCGCGGCGCAGCGCGGAGGTCTATGAGACCTACGGGCTCAAGGGTCGCGCCCCGGTGCTGGTGAGCGGCCGGGCCGTGGGCGAGAAGATCGCCACCGGCAAGGTTCGCCGCATCGCGTCCCGCCGGGATCTGTCCGCCTTCAGGCCGGGTGAGATCCTGGTGGCGCCGGCAACCAGCCCCGACTGGGAGCCGGTGATGAAAATCGCCGCCGGCATCATCACCGACAAGGGCGGTCGTACCTGTCATGCCGCCATCGTCGCCCGCGAGCTCGGCATTCCCGCGGTGGTCGGCGCCACCGGCGCCACCACGAAGCTCAAGACCGGCACGCAGGTCACGATCTCCTGCGCCGAAGGCGATGTCGGCAATGTCTATCGGGGCAAGGTCGATTTTGAGGTCACGCGCATTCCAACCAGCGCGTTCAAGCAGCCGCGCACCGAGATCATGGTCAATCTCGGCACGCCTGAAATGGCGTTTCGCACCGCCATGCAGCCCCAGGCCGGTGTCGGCCTCGCCCGCATGGAATTCATCATCAGCGAGCACATCGGCGTGCATCCCATGGCGCTGGTCGATCCGAAGAAGGTCGCTTCCGCCAAGGCGAAGGCGGCCATTGCCCGGCTCACAGCCGGGTACAAGACCGGCGCCGATTTCTTCATCCGGGAGCTGTCCGAAGGGGTCGGGACCATCGCCGGCGCTTTCTTTCCCAAGCCGGTGATCGTGCGGCTGTCCGACTTCAAGACCAATGAATACGCCAGCTTGATCGGCGGCGACGACTTCGAGCCGAAGGAAGAGAACCCGATGCTCGGCTTCCGCGGCGCCAGCCGCTACAGCCATCCCGCCTATGCGAAGGGGTTCGCGCTGGAATGCGCCGCTCTGCGCCGGGTGCGCGAAGAGATGGGCTTTACCAACCTTCGCATCATGGTGCCGTTCTGCCGCACCGTCGCGGAGGGACGGCGCGTCATCGCCACCATGGCGGAGCATGGCCTCAGGCGCGGCGAAGGCGGCCTCGAGATTTACGTGATGTGCGAAATTCCCAACAACGTCATCCAGATCGATGCCTTCGCCGAGATCTTCGATGGCTTCTCGATCGGCTCCAACGACCTGACCCAGCTCACCCTCGGGGTGGATCGCGATTCCGATATCGTCGCCTTCGACTTCGACGAGTCCGATCCGGGCATGCTGGAGATGTTCAGGCTGGCGGTCACCGGCGCCAGGCGCAACCACCGCCACGTCGGGATCTGCGGCGAAGCCCCGGCCAATGACCCACAGATCGCGCGCTACCTGACGCGGCTCGGCATCAATTCGATCAGCGTCAATCCGGCCAGCGTGTTCCGCACCATGACGGCGGTGGCCGAGGCCGAGCAGATGGGTACAGAGACTTCGAAGATCATTGCGGAGACGGCGGCCTGA